From one Solanum stenotomum isolate F172 chromosome 12, ASM1918654v1, whole genome shotgun sequence genomic stretch:
- the LOC125848080 gene encoding protein LIGHT-DEPENDENT SHORT HYPOCOTYLS 4-like, protein MLDVYSTINSVSQNFSLPSAPPLPLPSSPPTVSRYELQKRRDWNTFGQYLRNHKPPLILSRCSGANILEFLKYLDQFGKTKVHNCHCPFFGDPHPPAPCNCPLKQAWGSLDALIGRLRAAFEENGGRTETNPFGARAVRLYLKEVRDTQAKARGIAYEKKKRRNIKQRISTNICD, encoded by the coding sequence ATGTTAGACGTGTATAGTACCATTAATTCCGTCTCACAGAACTTCTCCCTTCCATCGGCGCCGCCACTACCGCTGCCGTCATCACCACCGACGGTGAGCCGTTACGAGCTACAAAAACGGCGAGATTGGAATACATTCGGACAGTACTTGAGAAACCACAAGCCACCATTGATACTTTCGCGATGCAGCGGAGCGAACATTCTAGAATTCTTAAAATACCTGGATCAATTCGGAAAAACGAAAGTTCACAACTGTCATTGTCCGTTTTTCGGCGATCCTCATCCGCCGGCGCCGTGCAATTGCCCGTTGAAACAGGCGTGGGGGAGCCTTGACGCGCTAATTGGGAGGCTACGCGCCGCTTTTGAAGAGAACGGAGGACGGACGGAGACGAATCCGTTTGGTGCTCGAGCAGTGAGATTGTATTTGAAGGAAGTGAGAGACACGCAAGCCAAAGCGAGGGGGATTGCTtatgagaagaagaaaagaagaaatattaagCAGCGGATTAGTACTAATATTTGTGATTAG
- the LOC125849028 gene encoding pentatricopeptide repeat-containing protein At4g21300, whose protein sequence is MLFQSKNICSIFRRSISVAAAFSSKPNSPFIQDSVFHNTEEILTSKLAPILQSCTNSTENLGSVLRKGEQVHAQVTVNGIDNLGILGTRILGMYVLCNRFIDAKKLFFQLQLCYASPWNWMIRGYTIMGRFDLAILLFFKMLVFGTCPDKYTFPCVIKACAGINAVNLGKWLHGLVQSLGFEDDVFVGSAFIKFYAENGCLDDARLLFDKMSQRDSVLWNVMLNGYAKDEQSVNDVVGLFMEMRKSETKPNSVTYACVLSVCASEMMVKFGCQLHGLVMRCGLEMDSPVANTLIAMYAKFCSLFDARKIFDLVPQADRVTWNGMIGGYVQNGYIDKALDLFREMVASSVKPDSITFASLLPSVSISEDLYQGKAIHGYILRHDVSIDVFLKNAIIDMYFKCRNVVAARNIFSCSPAVDVVICTAMISGFILNAMSSDAIDVFRWLLNKKMRPNPVTVASTLPACSGLAALRLGKELHGVIVKRSFQGILYVGSAVMDMYAKCGRLDLAQQVFRKMSERDIVCWNSMITSCCQNAEPELAIDFFQQMGAIGAKYDCVSISSALSACANLPALHYGKEIHGFIMKSALSSDVFVESSLIDMYAKCGNLEVAWRVFDLMAHKNEVSWNSIIAAYGNHGRFKDCLNLFHGMRKDGFQPDHVTFLAIISACGHSGRVEEGKHYFNCMTKEYGITPRTEHYACMVDLFGRAGLVEEAFGVIKSMPFAPDAGIWGTLLGACRLHGNTELAEMASEHLLSLDPQNSGYYMLQSNLHANAGKWDMVSKIRLMMKERGVQKVPGYSWTEVNNSTHIFVAADASHPQSGQIYLLLDNLLMELQNEGYVPQMNLQIQQSLSPEL, encoded by the coding sequence ATGTTGTTTCAAAGCAAGAACATCTGTTCAATCTTCAGAAGGAGTATCTCAGTCGCTGCGGCATTTTCCTCAAAACCCAATTCCCCTTTCATTCAAGATTCAGTTTTTCACAATACAGAAGAAATTTTAACATCGAAACTAGCTCCAATTCTGCAATCTTGCACAAATTCTACAGAAAATCTTGGTTCTGTTCTTCGTAAAGGGGAGCAGGTTCATGCCCAAGTAACTGTAAATGGAATCGACAACTTGGGTATTCTTGGTACAAGAATCTTGGGGATGTATGTTTTGTGTAACAGGTTTATCGATGCCAAGAAATTGTTTTTTCAGCTTCAGTTGTGTTATGCTTCCCCTTGGAATTGGATGATTAGAGGTTATACAATAATGGGTCGTTTTGATCTTGCAATCTTGCTGTTCTTTAAGATGTTGGTTTTTGGTACTTGCCCTGATAAATACACTTTTCCTTGTGTGATTAAGGCTTGTGCTGGTATAAATGCTGTGAATTTAGGTAAATGGCTACATGGGTTAGTACAAAGTTTAGGTTTTGAGGATGATGTGTTTGTGGGTAGTGCTTTTATTAAGTTCTATGCTGAGAATGGTTGTTTGGATGATGCTCGTCTTTTGTTCGATAAAATGTCTCAAAGGGATAGTGTCTTGTGGAATGTGATGCTTAATGGTTATGCTAAAGATGAACAGTCTGTGAATGATGTGGTTGGGTTATTTATGGAAATGAGGAAAAGTGAAACTAAGCCTAATTCAGTAACATATGCTTGTGTTCTTTCTGTTTGTGCCTCGGAAATGATGGTTAAATTTGGTTGTCAGCTTCATGGGCTTGTTATGCGATGTGGGTTGGAAATGGATTCTCCAGTAGCCAATACATTGATTGCAATGTATGCTAAATTCTGTTCCTTGTTTGATGCACGCAAGATCTTTGATTTAGTGCCACAAGCAGATCGTGTGACTTGGAATGGGATGATTGGAGGGTATGTACAGAATGGGTATATCGATAAGGCGTTGGATTTATTTCGGGAAATGGTAGCTAGCAGTGTCAAACCAGACTCTATCACCTTTGCCAGTTTGCTCCCCTCTGTTTCTATATCGGAAGATTTGTACCAGGGGAAGGCGATTCATGGTTATATCTTGAGACATGATGTATCTATTGATGTTTTCTTAAAGAATGCCATTATTGATATGTACTTCAAGTGCAGGAATGTTGTGGCAGCACGCAACATATTTAGCTGCAGCCCTGCAGTGGATGTTGTTATTTGTACTGCTATGATTTCAGGATTTATTCTTAATGCCATGAGTTCTGATGCCATAGATGTTTTCCGATGGTTACTTAATAAGAAGATGAGGCCCAATCCTGTTACTGTAGCAAGTACCTTACCAGCTTGTTCTGGTTTGGCTGCTTTGAGATTAGGTAAGGAGCTGCATGGCGTCATTGTTAAGCGCAGCTTTCAAGGAATACTTTATGTGGGAAGTGCGGTGATGGACATGTATGCAAAGTGTGGAAGATTGGATCTTGCTCAACAAGTTTTCAGAAAGATGTCTGAAAGAGATATTGTTTGTTGGAATTCAATGATCACGAGTTGTTGCCAGAATGCTGAACCGGAATTGGCCATTGACTTCTTCCAGCAGATGGGTGCAATTGGAGCCAAATATGATTGTGTCAGCATATCCAGTGCTCTTTCTGCTTGTGCAAATTTGCCAGCTCTCCATTATGGGAAAGAAATCCATGGCTTCATTATGAAAAGTGCATTAAGTTCCGATGTTTTTGTGGAAAGTTCATTAATAGATATGTATGCTAAATGTGGGAACTTGGAGGTAGCTTGGCGCGTATTTGACTTAATGGCGCACAAGAATGAAGTATCATGGAATAGTATTATTGCAGCTTATGGAAATCATGGTCGATTTAAGGACTGTCTGAATTTGTTTCATGGAATGAGAAAAGATGGATTCCAGCCTGACCACGTCACTTTTCTTGCGATCATATCTGCTTGTGGCCACTCTGGTCGAGTTGAAGAGGGAAAACACTACTTCAATTGCATGACTAAGGAATATGGGATTACACCCCGAACAGAGCATTATGCATGCATGGTTGACTTGTTTGGCAGAGCTGGTCTTGTGGAAGAAGCATTTGGAGTCATTAAGAGCATGCCATTTGCTCCAGATGCAGGCATTTGGGGGACATTACTTGGGGCTTGTCGCTTACATGGCAATACCGAGCTTGCTGAAATGGCTTCTGAGCATCTATTGAGCCTGGACCCCCAAAATTCCGGCTACTATATGTTACAATCAAATCTACATGCTAACGCCGGTAAATGGGATATGGTTTCTAAAATTCGTCTCATGATGAAGGAAAGAGGAGTGCAGAAAGTACCTGGTTACAGCTGGACTGAAGTTAACAATAGCACTCATATATTTGTTGCTGCAGACGCGAGTCACCCGCAGTCTGGTCAGATATATCTTTTATTAGACAATCTTCTAATGGAGCTGCAAAATGAGGGTTATGTTCCTCAAATGAATCTTCAAATACAACAGTCATTATCCCCAGAACTCTGA